A section of the Streptomyces sp. V3I8 genome encodes:
- a CDS encoding OB-fold nucleic acid binding domain-containing protein, with amino-acid sequence MSAVPRSEKPAGRFRRMIDRLSSSQEDLESEELREDAETAGCTRIGDCHDRQVVTVTGTLRTVTLRPRAGVPALEAELFDGSAALDVVWLGRRSIVGIEPGRKLMASGRISMSRGRRVLFNPKYELRPLGRE; translated from the coding sequence ATGAGTGCTGTCCCTCGTTCCGAAAAGCCGGCGGGCCGGTTCCGGCGCATGATCGACCGGCTCTCCTCCTCCCAGGAGGACCTGGAGTCGGAGGAGCTGCGCGAGGACGCCGAGACCGCGGGATGTACCCGGATCGGTGACTGCCACGACCGGCAGGTGGTCACGGTTACTGGTACCTTGCGCACGGTCACGCTGCGTCCGAGGGCCGGTGTCCCGGCCCTGGAGGCCGAGCTGTTCGACGGTTCGGCCGCGCTGGACGTGGTGTGGCTCGGCAGGCGTTCCATCGTGGGGATAGAACCGGGACGCAAACTGATGGCGTCGGGCCGGATCTCGATGAGCCGGGGCCGCCGTGTGCTGTTCAATCCGAAATACGAACTCAGACCCCTCGGACGGGAGTAG